AGTTGTGCCTATCATCCCCATGCAAAGCAGTGTTGTGCCTAGGTGGTGTCGATTGTGCCATATAATGTCATATCCAAACTCTAAAAGAACCAAAATTATGAGAGACTACAATTTTGTATAGTTTTATTAATCCTAAAGAATCTTTTTTCAAAGAGAAGCGGATAGATTAAACTACCGGCCTATGTATTAATAAAGAAGGAGTAAGCAAGTACaaataaaagaaaacaacaaacactATACAACAATAACATCGAAAACCAACACACGACATTAGCAATGGCATGACAACCACCACAATCAAAACTGCCCACAAAatcaaaggccaccttgcctatTGTAGCAACAACCACCAAGGGGTTCACTAAGCGATGCCTCCATGGAGGAAACGACATCCGCAGGATGCCGTCCAAGCCAACCAGAATATCGGCACAGGTTTTTCAACCAAGAAAAGAACCCCAAGGTAGATGCGGGAGTGGGATGAGGGCACACGAACAATGCCTCCACCGATGTCCACTGACACCCTGAAGCGTCGTCATTGTCAGCATCAGCATAGCCAAGCAAGGATTTCTCCCAATGCCCCACCCCAAACCACAAGCCAAAGCATGGATCTAACCAAAGTGAGCCGCCACCAGTGAGCTTTCACAACGACATCGAACGAGTCACTGGCAAGTGTGATTCGTCAATGTGGCGCCCCCCTTCATAGCCGCTGCTAGCTCGCCAAGCACCAAAACATCTCTGGTCACCACACCATGTTGATGCATGAGCCAAGACAGTCACATGATGCCACACATAAAACACCGAAGCACCGTCAGGCGGGGCAGAAAACCAGTGGCGCCGCAAGCAGATGAGTGTGCCCCCACCTAGAGGCCACACCACTGCCAAGAACAGCAGAGCACCGCCGCCTACATCAAAACCCACAAGAAGGGCTCGACCATAGGACCTCCAACAGGTTGACGCTAGACAACCGAAGCCACCGGCCATGCCACTGcaggacctcctcctcctcctctctcttctTCTACTTCTCTTCCATGGCCACTGCCTCCACCGCCTGCTGGTGCTAGTGCTGGCCGAGGGAGACGACCAAGACGAGAAACACGAAGACCACACCGCCTGAATCTTCGCGCTGGAGACCACACCCCTGCAGCAATCCAAATGGTAGCCTACAAATCCGGTATGGGAGGCGACAGATCTGAGCCCCTAGGGTGCAGATCTGGCCGCGCCCACACCACCGCCCGCCGTGCCTCGCTGTCGGCGTCGCCATGAGCATGCCGGTCAAAGAACAGGGAAGAAGCCTCACTGCTGCCTTCCGGCGGACGCAAGGCATGCGGTCCGCCTGCTCCGGCAGCaggcgagggagaggagagaCGCTGGTTCGAAAGGAGGCAGAGCCGCTGGGTGCCGCCCGGGTCGCCCGACGGGGACAACGCAGGGGGCTAAAGCTCACCAAATACTTGATGGTTGTCATGCCCGGGCTGATATGGCTAGACCTGTCGTGCCAGCGTGCTGCTGGCACCGGCAGTCCAGCACAGCACGACTAAGACCAAGGAGGAAAGCCATGCTTGCGTTGTTGCCGTGGCACAACTGGTGGCACCGCTAGCTAGTCGTACCTGTTGTCCCTGTGCCATGTAGCGTTGTACTGTCCGTTTGAGCATTTATTAATTTTGACCTCAATTATATCCAAACTTCAAAACAACCAAAGTTGTGGAACCGGAGTACAATTTATATTCTTTTAATCCTGAAGAATTTATAACACTTGATGGTTAAGAGAGGCTAAAGCTCACCAAACACTTGACGATACTAGTACATTTGTTCTTTGATCAGCTGATTCCAGAAATCACCTCAAATGATCTGATGAGATCTCAACATGTCAGCATCTAGTAATGCCGGACGAGCCAGGCTCAGATAGCTCAGCATGGCAGCACTGATCCATGTCAACGCCAACGCCAACGCCGACGTCGTCGGCCAAGAACTCACTCCACAGCCACTGCTGCCCGTCTGAGCCCTCTGTCGTCGGTGCTGTTGCGCGGACCGACGACAACAGCCGCACTTGGCCAGGCATGGTCGTCGTCATCGGGTTGCCGCCGGAGCTGCAGGGAGCACTGCTGCTCCCGTTGCCGCTGCTGGTCCTTGGGCTGGGGCTGACGCCTTCACTGCCTGGGACGTGGTGGCTCAGGCTCTCGACGTCGCCCACGCGGACGCCGGTGATGAGGAAGCGCCGGTGGGAGGAGACGTGGGCGCCCGCGGCGTGGACGGCAACGTCGCAGGGCCGGCACAGCAGGGCGCGATCCTCCAGGCAGAAGAAGTAGCCCGTCTTCTCCTGCCAGCACCAGCATCGGGCAGAAGCAGCAGCGCGTGCAAAAAGCCAAAAAGACGAGGGAGGAATCAGCAGCAAGGCAAAACAAACTTTGTTCAATTCAATATCGTCATGTTGCGATCAAAATTTTTGACTCCTTTTTCCGCGCGCAAATTTATCTACGGTGACTCTGTGTTTATTCAGATTCATAATCATTTCAATTGAAATTTTTTTTACGTAATAACATTGGTTGCGGGACCGCTAATATTGCGTATTTATAACATGTCAGTGATAATAGACCGTTGTGCATCACCAAGCAATTAAACGATCGTAGCAAGTAGCGTGACAAGATCACATGCAAAGATATCCCATCAGATACGTACGGGTTGTGGTATCATGTCTGTACTTCTCATGAGCTGCATCTCTCAAGACACTGGACCACATTGGATGAGAGAGGCAGCAACAAGCCAACAACCAGGCAAACCTTTCTTTCAGGAAATTAACAAGAAATTTTTATGGAGAGGAGGGCTAGTATCCTTATATTAGTTGAGAATATGCTTGTTGAGGTAACAAAAAAAACTTCATACTCTGTACTCTTTCTGTTCAAAATAATGTTAGCGGGTACGATGTTTTTTTAGTTTCATCATAAGTGAAGCTTCTTTAATTTTGATCATATTCATAGCAATATTCATACCCAGAGGCGTAACCAGGGGGGCTAGCAGGGGCCAAGGCCGCCCCTTCCCTATGGTCTGAAACTTTTCATATACTTCTTGAGCCATAGTAGTAGTAGTTAttttaaagaaaaaaaatgagttcTTGAAGGTGTTATCTCCATGTCTTTCCTTCATcttgcgccccccccccccccccccccccccccccccccttagtTTTTTTTCTCTGGTTCCGCCTCCTGTTCATACCCATCTGCCTATGGTGAATGTGACTTAATACTGATCCAATCTCACTAGCTAGCTACCCCATCTGCATACAAAggccattgcaacctcttgtgctGTATCTAGAACCAGTTGTTAAATTGTACTCTCTTGCTAACTGATCGACCTGAACTCATTCGGCCGAGCGCCTATACAAAATTACAAGCTACAACGTCGGCCGTTATTAGCTAGGATTAGGATACTATACGTACGCACGTTACGTACCTGGCAGATGTCACAGGCGGGGTGACCGGCGCCGCTGCCGTCGTCGACGATGGGACTGGGCGAGGGGTGACGAGCGGTGGACGACGGGAGCAGCGCGACGCGGTGGTGCCTGCCGGCGAGCTTGTTGGCGGAGTGGACGGCGGCGTCGCAGCTGCGGCAGAGCGCGGCCTCGTCGGCGCAGCACAGCACCGCCGCCTCCGCGCGCTCGCACGCGTCGCACCCGATCTTCATGCGAGCGCTAGGGATGCACACCCACGCGACGCGCGCACACCGGCGGCGAGGGACGAATGAAGTTGTTGCTGGAGAAACAAATGAGGGTACTGCTCGATCGCTTTTCGGTGGGTTTTAATTTATTAGGTAGAAATAAAAGCCCCCGTCTTCTTCTTCAAAATAAAAATATCTCGACGTGTGCCCGGCACTCTCTGGTGCTCTGGGTCGCCGCTGTTCCCGTGTCCGTGTGGTGTGGTTTCTGCGCGCGTGCATGTATGTCCACTTTCACCTTTTCGTGTTCACCACGGCTCAAGTCTGAAACCACTTGTGCTCTTATcgatttgatgatgatgatgcataAGTAAGTGTGGGTTAACTACGGTGATAAATTTTGATCTTGCTATATTGTAAAGGCTAGGATACTAGTCCTTCAAAGTAGGCAATTGTCCTCCTAGAATCCCCCTTCGATCCATTCTTAACAACGAATCACCCAAAGTGGATAAAATCATGCTTAACCTTCATAATATTAGACCAAAAGTATGAGTCACCTGATTTCTACTAAACTTAAATTAAAGATTTAGATGCAAGATATTTTTGTGCAGTAATGGTTGTTAGAGCATCTACAAGAGCTTTTCTAAAATTTactctctaaattatcatttAAGAGTTATTTGAATATAAAATTAGCTTTTTGTATCCTTGTACCCTCCAGTAATTTTTCTGTATCTTGTGGACACTCTAGTGAGCCATCCTCACTCTCTATCTTTGGCTAGCAAGATATCCGGAATGTATGATGTCTATATTTAGAGATCTAATTAAAGAGGCTCGAGGAtttttttttcaccaaaatatcTATTCCTCTCGATTAGAAAGGATATTAAAaggctcttggagttgctcttaaatGCCATCAGATGTGAGGAGTCTAAAAAGCCACTTACTCAATAAGGCAATGATCATGGTGCAAGATATATATTTTTCTTATGTTCATCTGCTTGCCGGTACAATTTAGACCCAAAATAATCCAGTTTGTTTAGGAATCCCTTGGGCatgaaaaaaaaaagacatcATATATTACCGATCCATGTGCAAATAATATAACTCCCATGTTAATTTTCTACATAAATCCAGTGTGCAGACCGGCTCTCAACATGAAGGCATGCACATGCATGGTCCTATATATTAGATCTTCTTCCCAAAATGACAAATAAATTAAATGACCTCTCTGAAAATGAATATGGCAATCAACGACCAACAATGGCGGAACGAATATGACGAATAAATCTTCTGGAAATCAAGTATATTTCATACAGATAATCTTGACCGAATATGACAAATAAATTGTCAAAGCTATAGCTATCTAGATATGGAATTATATGGACCTATCCATGTGAACACCATCCAACGAACAACTTGCTCGGACAAGTAAACCATCGAGTGGTCACTAAGTTCCCAGCAGCTTCTCACCTAGCTATCCACGAGTCCTCCTCTACTAGATATCCATATGTCATCTGTCACATGCATACTCCCCCTCCGGTCATAAGTATATCGTCTAAGACAagatatttttttttcaaaacttaaaagtACAAGCATTAATAGATTTAAATTAATAGTTTTAAAATATGTAagttatatatgtatatttgtattCAAAAGTACTTACAAAATCTCATAAATTTGAAGAATTTGGAAAATATATGTTCAACAAAAAAGTTATTAGTCAATACACATCAAAGGCCATATATATACAATgtcaaatatgacaagtattttAGCTGCAAAAAGTATATCTCAACAGTTTTATTGTACTTATTTGTTGTTTTATTTTCTCTGTATATATATGTAGTCATGTAGTACTCGTGTTCACACAATGGAAAAGAACAAACGGtaatccacatatatatatatatatatatatatatatatatatatatatatatatatatagggagaggctattcagtagccggctacaaaataagttattctgtagccacctctatttactataattttatatactaatttaccgtaatgtcaatacatatttaggatagttgggttactataacacatagggatatttaccataacattatattaaaccacttagtaaggagttactataatctcgtaaattaacatagtaattatcgtaactcaaagtggttacagaataagttattctgtagccagctacaggatagtagttatatatatatatatatatatatatatatatatatatatatatatataccggtCATAGTTCACACAATGGAAAAGAACAAATGGGAATCGACATATATACCGGTCATATCACGACTGGAAAATGACATATATAGATGAAGTCATTCCAATAAATCAGTGTTAGGGGAGAAAAATCGTGGGGGAAATACCATTTCGTCTGTCGTCACACTAGCACGAGGTGAATTGTGACTGAACTAGTTTCCTTACGAGTTTCCTTACGACTATGCAgctgtcattgtttttttttttacctatgaCTAGTAGTTTAATTTGTGTATCACAGCAGTAGATCAAACGGGTAGTACACGAGATATAAATTTATACCGGTTTAGATATGGGTCACTATCAAAGAAAGGATTATTCCTGATGATTTTATTAAAACTGACAGGAACCTTGTACAATCCGGGAGGAAAAAACCGTCAGGATAGACGTCAACTATTCCTGTTGGCTTGTGAGCACCGTCAGGAGTTATCAAAACCGTCAGAAAAGGATTCCTGTCGGTTCAAAGAAAACCGACGGGAatagttgtggcagaaccgcctaatataATGTCCTCCCAAAGTACttatctttcattagacactaagtacccaagagagtgcactaaatcgtgccgttccgtcgagcacacctgaagggagaactcgaaaatccacattcttctgtcaggatcataaatgagagaataaagcatacaacattcttaacaatttcttacatcactttattacaacattagagtacttaaacaagttgaatgtaATAGCGGAATTAAGACAGTTTTACTtgtaaaagagtttatacattttagaTTCACATTTTTATCTTGCAGCAGAGAaaaacatatgatcagagttatagcggaaataaaggTTAATGATGAATCATTAACATAGTGAACATTTATAAACCAGATATGATGATAGATAataaaacttttcttctaaaaacttttaatgagggttataaataaacactacggtcgtagcgtgaaaagaatcatctctgagcccaccaggaggtttccacacacaagagtcagatcTATTTATCCttcgatcacctgcaacaggaggaataaaaccctgattACTCAATTGTattcagcaagacttactcgacagaaggaaaataaaagactccaaggatatgtaaggctatctggcttgtgggttattgcatctgcaggaagcattactaaacgtgcgtccttatattcaattttattagcagtcatcattagttcattaactaaccattctatgtaagcacctatgctactttcaagcatgtggtaagcaatcagaaccatttaaccatctttcatattccagttcttattatggtgctagaccatagccaagtcgtaccgtctcacagaaacggtgattcatgaatcaatgtatcccagctaggtaccccgaaacacacgtctCGCTTGTAccacaggcacaaacaagaccaacccgttccactcctgtcaaggggtccaggtccccgtccaaacttagactctaatcccCCAACACCTGAGTCAGTATGGTTCTTAGATGTCCACCTCATACCCACCCCTaaaagtcggtccaaaaagagccggaacccatgacaagagagtaataagtctttctgctcccataaacaagtatatgctcaggataataagtctgtgacctgactaccatccacaacaacggacgatcctcaatcgacacaggcggaacgagtgcaaccagagcctcgctcGATTGCCCAACACAATCCAATTTCAAATTCAAAGTACAGTTCCGCCCAGTCCCTAATTATTATCCATTCATATTCCATGTGatgataatagtaacaataatatcttgtccaatctctcgcgagtgacaggtaatcacttgacttctaccggaatCCTGTAGCacagcaatctacacgatcatgtcatactagtaagactcataggataaggatatatttatgcaagtggatttcattcaactcctttaaACTTAATGCGCAAGCATAAactaaagtgcagaataataggggttatgcaccggggcttgcctaggtaagatataaccaaaagttagcattctatcatggtgacacgatcatcaaggcatcatcttttTTGCTACTCCGATCATCTCTGCGATCCATCGTTTTTCATATTATGACatatgtggatgcaacgcagagacgcaattaatcaacggtaaccgcaactcttaaaataggaTTATGCCTCTCAAGctacgagctagctctaatgactaacatactaggctacgtatccacATTGTTGCATAAGGCGTTGTTTCCGGATAAGTGTTTTAGTTCTACAAtccccaaggtgtttctttacttcatttcattgatttaatatatattcaaactagggctcattagctatcttagcaaactaattattatggagctacaaaaattatagtgagcacctaataatattagaaatttactgtgaaattctcagagccaacactatcaccaatttattacaaaattcctacaagtttatatcttaacaatattaagcatctcaatttaattaaATAACTCCTGAAAATACTATGAAGCTATATGAACAAGATATACCagcagatagatcataattttatgaacctaacaaaattagttttaccATTTTTGGTCAACAACACAAATTTATATggaatttacaagtttgctttagaaactaaattagaaaacgcTTTAGGAAAATGAAAAAGGTCGGTGGCGACTAATCCGACCCAGCGGCCCACGAAGCCACGGGAGCGTGGTCGTGCTCGACCGGCAGGCCCAGCAACGGCCCAAGGTGGGAGAGCCCCGCGCGCTCGCGCTTTTGCAAAAGAGGGCTCGCACTATTAGACAATCAAGCGACACAGTGAATCACGATTTCATTAGACTCAAGCTTTGCCCAAAACACCCTGAAAATGTTGTCTTCGCAACAGGCGGCTCCCTGGCGTGCCCACGTGCGACGGCGTGGCACACCGGCAACAACTATAGTTACGCCGGCCATCGGAAAGGGTCTCCAGTGACCTACGGCAGCCAAGCATCTAAGTTTTGGCAGCGTGCTTCTAGAGGCGGTGGTTAGGTACCGGGAGAGGCACTGCAGCATAGTCGACCACAGTGGCAACTGGGACAACGCATTTTGTGATGACGGCGAGGCCGTACCGGTGACCTAAAGATCTAACGGAGGTAACGCAGTGGCGAAAAAGCAGTCGGAGCTCACCAAGGTGCACGCAGTGGTGATGGTTAAAATTGGGAAGGGCTGAGGTGGTCTGGCCACATGCGAGCTGGCGGGGCAGCGATGCTCCGAGACGGACACCAGCACATCACCTCGTCACCGATGAAGCTTCTAACCAAAAGAAGGTGAGCACCAGCACGAGGGGGTCAAGGAGAGCTCAAAACACCCATCAATTGAACTGCTACTGGTGACAAGAGGCTCACCCTCAACACGAGTATGACATGGCGGCGAAACTGATCGGTGGTGAGCAAAAACTCGAATCTGGCTGGCAACAGGGCTTGCCTACGCCTTGGTGCGGGTCGGGCTGCTAGCTAGCTTCTATTCCTAGCTACTGGAGCAATAAATCGAGATGAGATATCACGGACAGCGCGCATTTAACTTGCGAAGCGGTGTGGTTCCGTCGGCGATAAGGGAAGACAGGGCAGCGAACCTTCAAGGCTCAGCCAACTTTGGCTGAGGCCGCGTTAATGAAACGAGGGCATCCACATGGGTGAGGCTCAGAGAGAGAGCGTCATGGAGTGCCGGAATGGGATGGCTCGACCTTGGCGGGATGCGGCCGGCGGTAGCGAAACAGTGATCGCGCAAGGCTATCGCGTGGGGCTAGTGCAACGAAACGGCGTGCGGGGAGGGCAGCGACACGCCGACTGCTCCACATGCGCAAGGCTACACCCTCCCTGTAGCTTCGTGGTAGGACCGGCTCGGTAAGGCCAGGCAACACGACAAGAGCAGCGCGGCGCATAGGTGAGGTGCGCGATTGAGAGCGCGTTGCGCATGATGGGGCAGCTGCAACCAAGGCACAGCGGCTCGACGCGTCATGACGTTGGCCTAGCACACATCAGTGGCACGCGCGAGGGGCCTCGATGGCGTGCTTGACACTACCAAGGACGCGACCGCGGTGCGCAACAGCAGTGCGGCAGTGTAGCGGCCCAACCTCACCATAGCCAGCAGCCGTGCGCAGCAATGAGCCAGACGGCGGCGCGCGTGTGACAGGGCATAGCCTACGGGATAGAGCGCGGCCAACGGCTATGGCATGACGAACCAATGTGGTGACCGCGACCATGGGTCACAACCGCCAACAAACGTGACCTTCTTGCAACTTCACGAGATTTTTGCATGGCCCAAACGAGCTCAAACCCCTCTAACCCCTACTCCATTACAAAGATCACACTTCGGTGCAATCAACCATGCCAAAACACAGCTATAGTGTTTACCTAAATTTTTTAGAAATTAattgccaaaatggcattgtctagtGCCTTTCTATACTTAGAAAAAATAAAGATTTTAATTTTGGACTAACAGCCACTAGCCCTTTTGCCAAAATTTtaaaaggtctaaaccttgttaactccATCCAACAAGTAtgccatgcaatagtccatacttcatactaactcATGGGAACAAAacatttaagcactatttaattattttgctcaatataattcaccaaaaatggcaCTTTAAACATGGTTCAAGTGTTtaccgacttaacgaaaagggtTGATTTTAATTTCTAATTCACTTTTTGAGCTccaagaacactagttaacaacattcaTTTttaaaaattaaagttgcatttttCAACTTTACTTAAGTAttacacacaagttatattttgtttttgtttatataaattatttttcgtgccaaacaattaaaataaattatcccattcttcttgttaggatttttattagcacttttacgcactaagtaagttaacttggatatttagttgagtccacaaaagtgagtcgcATTGGATTcgtttatcatttcatgtgcgtttaaaatttttaaaacccaaaaacttgtttggctaatctcTCTCGAGCCTCAATCtcagtgctaagcaagctcataacaccaggggtgttacaatagTTATCCTGTCGGCTAGCCAACTATGTCTGGAGTTCACTTTTGTCCACATAGTGGCAACCAAAACTGCTACGTGCGGGCAAGCGGATCCAAACTCGAACAAAAAAGAAGCGGCTTCACAAAAAAAATGACGCGCATGATGGCCTTGGCTTGTGCTATTGGGCCTACAACATGCGCTCCCACTCACCCAAAACCCTAATCCACTCATATCCACTCCCCACCCCACTCATATCCTATCGTTTTTTAGCTTCTCCTAACGGTTTTCGACCATCAGGGAAACCCGTGGCCTGGTAGTGGGTGTGTCCTATCTCATTTTATTGCTTTGGCGTCGTGCATTCAAGGTCAGTTGCGAGTAGGGGATCACAATGATGTATCTATAGGTGGAGCTATCTATCTTGGTTGATGAGGGATGCGCTATGAATGATCTTGAGATCTAAGTTGGGATGACCGATCAGGGACTCCCTACCTCCTCCTTACATAGCCAAGGGGTAGTGTTACACAGATAGAGTCCTAATCATTTTACATGTTggtttcctagtttgttataAGAAAATCTAGTCAAACAGAGTTAGTTTCTAATACATCTTGTTGTGCCTTGTTCACCAAGTAGTAGATGAGGTACCCAACTAGTTTGGGCCCCTCGAGTAGTCGGATCGGCCAAACCCCTCTAGGTTGGTTGTTTTCCCTTGTGACAAGGGTACCCAAGGCCCAATATACAGAAAAcatgttattattatttttaagaATCATCTGGAGGGGCCTTGGCCCCTGCAGTTATATATTAAGAACAAGTTGAGTTTAAATACAAGAAAGTTCAAGAAACAAAGGAGACAAAGAAAATAAGCGCCAAACATCAAGTTACAACAGATTTTGGATATGTAAGTTAAAAGCTGCTGAAATTTTGACTTTGCCCTAAAGGATAGTAGCGAGATTTCCTTAGTGAAATTCATCTTGCAGTCATAAAGATTCATTTGAATTCCTTTGAAAATTCTGTCATTTCTAGTGGTCCAAATTGTGCATAGAAGAATGATTGAATTCATAAAGAACTATGATTGAATCTTATCACTGAAGGAGGTAAAGATTTCTAGGAAACTGACATGTGTAGGAATGTTAACATTCAAAAGGCTCCAACAAGATCTTGCAAAAGGGTAGCTTAGAAACAGGTGCTCTAAGGTTTCCTCTATTACCAGGTGACAAAGCTAAAGGACACAATCATAAGATTTGAAGTGTTTATTTCTCCTTTTAAGAGTGTTCCTCATACTTAGCCTATCTTTGATTAGTGACCAAAACAAAACCTCATGCTTTGGCTAACAAAAGGGTTCCTAGAGCCACTTGTAAACACCATGAATTTGAGGATGGCCTACTAGAACTTTGGATGTTTCTAAAGATGAGGAGTTTGATCCCCAATGTTTCTCTTTCTATGAGTGTTCCTTATGCTAAGCCTATCTTTGATAAGTAACCAAAAGAAAACCTTATGCTTTGGCTGACAAAAGGATTCCCAGAGCCACTTGTAAACACCATGAACTTGAGGATGGCCTACTAGAACTTTGTATTCTTCTGAAGATGAGAAGGAGTTTGATCCCCAAACATATCCCCAGATATCATCATTGTAATTCAATTGTGTCTCTTCCGCTAGAGAAATAATGAGTTGTAACTGGCTAAAAG
The sequence above is drawn from the Miscanthus floridulus cultivar M001 chromosome 15, ASM1932011v1, whole genome shotgun sequence genome and encodes:
- the LOC136508890 gene encoding B-box zinc finger protein 22-like; its protein translation is MKIGCDACERAEAAVLCCADEAALCRSCDAAVHSANKLAGRHHRVALLPSSTARHPSPSPIVDDGSGAGHPACDICQEKTGYFFCLEDRALLCRPCDVAVHAAGAHVSSHRRFLITGVRVGDVESLSHHVPGSEGVSPSPRTSSGNGSSSAPCSSGGNPMTTTMPGQVRLLSSVRATAPTTEGSDGQQWLWSEFLADDVGVGVGVDMDQCCHAELSEPGSSGITRC